One genomic segment of Chitinophaga sancti includes these proteins:
- a CDS encoding tRNA(His) guanylyltransferase Thg1 family protein, with protein sequence MTQNRKYNIYTESDEISLLFDLHENSFSRKIRKYTSILAGEASAKISLQLGHIGAFDCRICELPNAQLVVDYFRWRNEDAHRNALSAHCYWILRKNGQSANAATKTINHLSTAQKNELLFSYGINFNELPDWQKREIGIYWGETEKEGINPVTGQQMTVQRRTLVVNDVLPMRDEYSAFIEKLLNERGH encoded by the coding sequence TTGACCCAAAATAGAAAATATAATATCTACACAGAAAGCGATGAAATCTCCCTCCTCTTTGACCTGCATGAAAACTCCTTTTCCAGGAAGATCCGGAAATATACCTCCATCCTCGCCGGCGAGGCCAGCGCTAAAATCTCTTTACAATTAGGGCATATTGGAGCTTTCGACTGCCGTATCTGTGAGTTGCCAAATGCACAACTGGTAGTAGATTATTTCCGCTGGCGCAATGAAGACGCCCACCGTAATGCCCTTAGTGCTCACTGCTATTGGATATTGAGGAAAAATGGACAGTCGGCCAATGCGGCAACAAAGACCATCAATCATTTGAGTACTGCCCAGAAGAATGAATTGCTCTTTTCATATGGAATTAATTTCAATGAATTGCCAGACTGGCAAAAGCGAGAAATTGGGATATATTGGGGAGAGACGGAGAAAGAAGGAATCAATCCGGTGACCGGACAACAGATGACTGTACAAAGAAGGACATTGGTCGTGAATGATGTACTGCCTATGCGGGATGAGTATAGCGCATTTATTGAAAAGTTGCTAAATGAAAGAGGCCATTAA
- a CDS encoding SusD/RagB family nutrient-binding outer membrane lipoprotein produces MKKIYAIGVLFLLSACTKNFEEINTDPNTATTVNPQYLLSTVLVKTAYPYQDDAFLDKPAEAGRYITKVRNEGDDLFGWSGNNWDGYYGALTYNKTFHDLAAGNSMLQYTAVSDILRVFNFAYITDLYGDIPYSEALLSKDSSIVHPKYDQQEDIYPSLLATLTAANDTLAATTLSIDADYDILYGGVALNWRKFANALHLRLLLRMSNKSASAYTEMQNIVDNPSKYPLFDSNSDDAALRYLGVNASDAWPGGNLNNKTTEIDKYKPSKEIVDTLLRLNDPRLPIWVAPVSSTTGYTVDANLYVGVPNAISSPYDYNGGETHISKMAAIFYSNQNDLLKASMMTYAEQCFILAEVVQGGKVTVSGETASSLYNKGISASLDAYGVSATDKATYLAQSSVQYNGTLVQLITQKWIANFLKGPEGWFDHRRTGYPVFVTGPLAAISEIPSRYKYPTTEQSYNLDQYNAAVARQGADVLTTKMWYLK; encoded by the coding sequence ATGAAAAAGATATATGCCATTGGAGTGCTGTTCCTGTTAAGTGCATGTACAAAGAACTTTGAGGAAATCAACACGGATCCAAATACGGCGACCACTGTGAATCCGCAATACCTGCTTTCGACAGTACTGGTAAAGACGGCATATCCCTACCAGGACGATGCATTCCTGGACAAGCCTGCAGAAGCAGGCCGGTACATCACTAAAGTACGTAACGAAGGTGATGACCTGTTTGGGTGGTCTGGCAATAACTGGGACGGGTATTACGGCGCACTGACTTACAATAAAACCTTTCATGACCTGGCAGCCGGCAATAGTATGTTGCAATATACTGCCGTGTCAGACATCCTCAGGGTTTTCAACTTCGCTTATATTACAGACCTATATGGCGACATACCTTATAGTGAGGCCTTACTATCTAAAGACAGTAGTATAGTACATCCCAAATACGATCAGCAGGAGGATATCTATCCTTCGCTGCTGGCCACACTTACCGCTGCAAATGATACGCTGGCGGCTACAACGCTGAGCATCGATGCAGACTACGATATCCTGTATGGCGGTGTGGCACTGAACTGGCGCAAATTTGCCAATGCACTGCACCTGCGTTTGCTGCTACGTATGTCGAATAAGTCAGCAAGTGCATATACTGAAATGCAGAATATAGTGGACAATCCTTCTAAATATCCTTTGTTCGACAGCAATAGCGACGATGCGGCACTGAGATATTTAGGTGTGAATGCTTCCGATGCATGGCCGGGTGGTAACCTGAACAACAAGACGACAGAGATCGATAAATATAAACCAAGTAAAGAGATCGTAGATACACTGCTGCGTCTGAACGATCCCAGGTTACCGATCTGGGTAGCACCTGTATCAAGTACAACAGGTTATACTGTAGATGCAAACCTGTATGTAGGTGTACCCAATGCGATTTCTTCTCCTTATGACTATAATGGTGGTGAGACGCATATCTCAAAGATGGCAGCCATCTTCTACTCCAACCAGAATGACCTGCTGAAGGCAAGTATGATGACCTATGCAGAGCAGTGTTTTATACTGGCGGAGGTAGTACAGGGTGGCAAAGTAACGGTGAGTGGTGAAACGGCTTCCTCTTTATATAACAAAGGTATCAGCGCATCGCTGGATGCATATGGTGTATCTGCTACTGATAAGGCGACTTACCTGGCACAGTCTTCTGTACAATACAATGGTACATTGGTACAGCTGATCACACAGAAGTGGATTGCGAATTTCCTGAAAGGACCAGAAGGTTGGTTCGATCATAGAAGAACGGGGTATCCTGTATTTGTAACAGGCCCGCTGGCTGCTATATCTGAGATCCCTTCCCGGTATAAGTATCCTACTACAGAGCAGTCTTATAACCTGGATCAGTATAATGCAGCGGTAGCAAGACAAGGTGCGGATGTACTGACAACGAAGATGTGGTATTTAAAATGA
- a CDS encoding DNA-3-methyladenine glycosylase — protein sequence MKKLTAEFYNRPEVLTIAKELLGKIIVTRFDGVLTTARIVETEAYRGVVDKASHAYGGRRTQRTEVMFGAAGNAYVYLCYGIHFLFNIVTNEAEIPEAVLIRGAEPLEGIPEMLKRTGKAKADFTLTRGPGNVSKALGIDKIHTGYSLFSEDFYLAEDGYVPEKVVATPRIGVDYAGADALLPYRFIVEGSRYVSGKRIV from the coding sequence ATGAAAAAACTGACTGCGGAATTTTACAACCGGCCTGAGGTATTGACGATAGCAAAGGAGCTACTGGGCAAGATCATAGTAACCCGGTTTGATGGGGTACTGACGACAGCGCGGATTGTGGAGACGGAAGCATATAGAGGAGTGGTAGACAAGGCGAGTCATGCCTATGGTGGGCGTCGCACCCAACGTACAGAGGTGATGTTTGGGGCGGCGGGCAATGCGTATGTATATCTGTGTTATGGGATCCACTTCTTATTTAATATAGTGACGAATGAGGCGGAGATTCCGGAGGCGGTGTTGATCAGAGGGGCGGAGCCGCTGGAGGGAATTCCGGAAATGTTGAAACGGACAGGGAAGGCGAAGGCCGATTTTACACTGACAAGGGGGCCGGGGAATGTGAGTAAGGCGTTGGGGATTGATAAAATACATACGGGGTATAGTTTGTTCTCGGAGGATTTTTACCTGGCGGAGGATGGGTATGTGCCTGAGAAGGTGGTAGCGACACCCCGCATAGGGGTTGATTATGCGGGGGCGGATGCGTTGTTGCCGTATAGGTTTATAGTGGAGGGGAGTAGGTATGTGAGTGGAAAAAGGATTGTCTGA
- a CDS encoding acyltransferase, translating into MLHQPITRKLNGLDHLRAFAITFVFLFHYNLFGHPNWIYTVGSFGWTGVDLFFVLSGFLIAGQLFNEDPISLKTFYTKRVFRIFPAYFLIVALYFLFPYLRERDTLPPLWKFLTFTQNIGLDLKNTGAFSHAWSLCIEEQFYLLLPILIIFFRTYRLTQIAPWFIASLFLAGFGVRYYCWNHFYLPATTDNWMVWYKWIYYPTFCRLDGLLVGISLAAIKEKLYKYSTPLLVAGLLILAGAYILCDNEDLFNESIYGFPLIAIGYGCIVAAAASPACFLYRQGSWITRSLAALSYALYLSHKIVIHVTQKIVSQWGIDKKSTMMFVICTITCLTAASLLRLLVEKPFLRWRDKILAK; encoded by the coding sequence ATGCTACATCAACCGATCACCCGCAAGCTCAACGGGCTTGACCATCTTCGCGCATTTGCCATCACCTTCGTATTCCTTTTCCATTACAACCTATTCGGCCACCCAAACTGGATTTACACAGTCGGTAGCTTCGGCTGGACAGGCGTAGATCTCTTCTTCGTGCTCAGTGGTTTCCTCATTGCCGGCCAACTATTCAATGAAGATCCGATCTCTTTAAAGACCTTCTATACCAAAAGGGTCTTCCGCATCTTCCCCGCCTACTTCCTAATTGTAGCACTGTACTTTCTATTTCCGTACCTGCGGGAGCGTGATACCCTCCCTCCATTATGGAAATTCCTCACCTTCACCCAAAACATTGGCCTCGACCTGAAAAACACCGGCGCCTTCTCCCATGCCTGGTCCCTCTGTATCGAAGAGCAATTCTACCTTCTCTTACCTATATTGATCATCTTTTTCAGAACCTACCGATTGACGCAAATCGCACCCTGGTTCATCGCGTCCCTATTCCTCGCTGGTTTTGGCGTTCGCTATTACTGCTGGAACCATTTCTATTTACCCGCTACCACCGATAACTGGATGGTGTGGTACAAATGGATCTACTACCCTACCTTCTGCCGGCTGGATGGCTTGCTGGTAGGTATTAGTCTCGCCGCCATAAAAGAAAAGCTATATAAATACAGTACCCCGCTCCTGGTAGCAGGACTACTCATACTGGCAGGCGCCTACATCCTGTGTGACAACGAAGACCTGTTTAATGAATCCATTTATGGTTTCCCCCTGATTGCCATTGGCTATGGTTGTATTGTAGCTGCTGCCGCCAGCCCTGCATGCTTCTTATATAGACAGGGTAGCTGGATCACCCGCTCACTGGCAGCGCTGAGTTATGCACTGTACCTGAGCCATAAGATAGTCATTCATGTGACCCAGAAGATCGTCTCGCAATGGGGGATTGATAAGAAGAGTACAATGATGTTTGTAATTTGTACGATCACCTGCCTCACGGCTGCATCGCTGCTCAGGCTCCTGGTTGAAAAACCATTTTTGAGATGGAGAGATAAAATTCTTGCAAAATGA
- a CDS encoding cytochrome-c peroxidase: MKRIKVLTGLCLLLCMGIVGETPKGYPEQAIRYFKEQQVVFASKAGALKAAIEKYDVKDPVTVEQAKEALKECRIAYKRISFFLEYFFVSEAYVFNTPAKYEVEEPYIEYEEPVGLQQVEALLYSHASKEELMQQADIVAETAAGLPALLYNFKATDAQVMESIQLELIRIQSLYITGYDAPSLQCGVPEAAAAMDALRHVVGVDSIRSAMSNAFDYLHDHPDFNSFDRLTFITDYAMPVQRMLSNAEATHTVRALNTTAIYGGRDAFKKETFTQGADITVDGKGDVIRNADNSAPKIGYDTALGRRLFFEKKLSGNMQRSCATCHLPEKHFTDGMPQNVSLSGGFLPRNTPSLLYATYQYAQFWDGRAKSLEEQIDVVLHSPTEMGGTDDSIVARMQMPKAKVIRALAAYIRTLTPFNSPFDHYIEGDRTAMTSQQKHGFNIFMGKARCGSCHFAPLFNGLTPPLFNRTEFEILGVPLYSDLQHPVADTDRGRIAVFPVTFYEGAFKTPTVRNAAATAPFMHHGNFSTMQQVIDFYNQGGVTPVMHQTLSSDTLGLDKGEQQALISFLEALVDGV, encoded by the coding sequence ATGAAGAGAATAAAGGTGCTCACCGGTTTGTGTTTGTTGTTGTGTATGGGGATAGTAGGTGAAACACCAAAAGGGTACCCGGAGCAGGCGATCCGGTATTTCAAAGAGCAGCAGGTCGTATTTGCATCAAAAGCAGGCGCTTTGAAAGCTGCCATTGAAAAGTATGATGTGAAAGATCCGGTTACTGTGGAGCAGGCGAAAGAAGCATTGAAGGAATGCAGGATTGCTTATAAACGCATTTCATTTTTCCTTGAATACTTCTTTGTGAGCGAAGCGTATGTGTTCAATACGCCGGCGAAGTATGAGGTAGAGGAACCTTATATAGAGTATGAAGAGCCGGTAGGATTGCAACAAGTAGAAGCGTTATTATATAGTCATGCATCGAAAGAAGAACTGATGCAGCAGGCAGACATCGTTGCTGAAACAGCGGCAGGTCTGCCTGCTTTGTTATATAACTTTAAGGCTACGGATGCGCAGGTGATGGAGAGTATCCAGTTAGAATTGATCCGGATACAGAGTTTGTATATAACGGGGTATGATGCGCCTTCCTTACAATGTGGGGTACCGGAGGCTGCGGCGGCGATGGATGCATTGCGGCATGTGGTGGGCGTAGATAGTATTCGCTCCGCGATGTCAAATGCGTTTGATTATTTGCATGACCATCCTGATTTTAATAGTTTTGATCGCCTCACGTTTATTACTGATTATGCCATGCCGGTGCAGCGAATGCTTTCAAATGCAGAAGCGACGCATACAGTTAGAGCGCTGAATACAACGGCGATATATGGTGGGCGGGATGCATTTAAGAAAGAAACCTTTACACAGGGAGCGGATATTACAGTCGATGGTAAGGGGGATGTAATACGTAACGCAGATAACAGTGCACCAAAGATTGGATACGATACGGCACTAGGACGTCGGTTGTTTTTCGAGAAAAAACTATCTGGCAATATGCAGCGCAGTTGTGCCACCTGCCATTTACCGGAAAAGCATTTTACAGATGGGATGCCGCAGAACGTGTCTTTGTCAGGAGGTTTTCTACCAAGGAATACGCCTTCATTATTATATGCAACCTACCAGTATGCACAGTTCTGGGATGGCCGGGCAAAGAGCCTGGAAGAGCAGATAGATGTGGTATTGCATAGTCCGACCGAGATGGGGGGAACGGATGATAGTATCGTGGCGCGAATGCAAATGCCGAAGGCGAAGGTCATCCGGGCGCTGGCGGCTTATATTCGTACATTGACCCCGTTCAATTCTCCTTTTGATCATTATATAGAGGGGGATAGAACAGCGATGACCAGTCAGCAGAAGCATGGGTTTAACATTTTTATGGGCAAGGCCCGGTGTGGGAGTTGTCATTTTGCGCCATTGTTCAATGGGCTGACGCCCCCGTTATTTAACAGAACAGAATTTGAAATATTAGGAGTACCCCTGTACAGTGATCTGCAGCATCCGGTGGCAGATACCGACAGGGGTAGGATAGCGGTGTTTCCTGTTACCTTTTATGAAGGTGCTTTTAAGACGCCTACCGTGAGGAATGCGGCTGCTACGGCACCTTTTATGCATCATGGGAATTTTAGTACCATGCAGCAGGTGATTGATTTTTACAATCAGGGGGGCGTGACGCCGGTGATGCATCAGACGTTGTCTTCTGATACATTGGGGTTGGATAAGGGGGAGCAGCAGGCGCTTATTTCATTTTTAGAGGCATTGGTGGATGGGGTGTAA
- a CDS encoding Na+/H+ antiporter has product MHFTFTVYIGILLVILFLVMIAGRLKISYPIVLVIGGLAISFIPGLPKISIDPELIFLIFLPPLLYEAAWHTSWKELWRWRRIVSSFAFLIVLLTSGVIAIVSSNLIPGFTLALGFLLGGIISPPDAVAATTVLKEVKVPRSLVNILEGESLLNDASSLIVFRFALISVATGKFVFHEAVTSFFLVISMGILVGLAVGMIFYAIHRWLPTNASMDTVLTFVAPYVMYITAESMHFSGVLAVVTGGLFMSNKSHHFLSHLSRIRGVNVWSTIGFVLNGIIFLLIGLELPVIVQEMGDISLGRAIWYGLIITFVVIVMRLLCTMGAALFTKVVSKYIKTADNNPGWRLPIVFGWAGMRGVVSLASALSIPLMLDKEHVFPMRDLILFITFMVILITLVFQGLTLPLVVKWVKLGEDRFFMPEHEQEAIMRKKMASYALDLLNNKYGEEIEGNDLLKSLKARLEGDVTFANSYIASEEGNEMVSHKIDRYKVVLTDLINEQRGILRKMNKKDSMDEEMIRKHLAQLDLEEEYLVQRF; this is encoded by the coding sequence ATGCATTTTACCTTTACGGTTTACATTGGAATTTTACTCGTGATCCTGTTTTTAGTGATGATCGCCGGGCGACTAAAAATCTCTTATCCAATAGTATTAGTAATCGGAGGGTTGGCGATAAGCTTCATCCCTGGATTACCAAAGATCAGTATCGATCCTGAATTGATCTTCCTGATCTTCTTACCTCCATTATTATATGAAGCCGCCTGGCATACGAGCTGGAAAGAACTCTGGCGGTGGCGGCGTATTGTGAGTTCATTTGCATTTTTAATAGTACTCCTCACATCGGGCGTGATTGCGATTGTATCGAGTAACCTCATTCCCGGTTTTACGCTGGCATTGGGCTTCTTATTGGGAGGGATTATTTCACCGCCGGATGCGGTAGCTGCTACGACCGTATTAAAAGAAGTAAAAGTACCGAGGTCACTGGTGAATATACTGGAAGGCGAGAGTTTGTTGAATGATGCTTCCAGTTTGATTGTGTTCAGGTTTGCACTGATCTCTGTGGCGACAGGGAAATTTGTATTTCATGAGGCGGTGACGAGTTTCTTTTTAGTGATATCGATGGGAATATTGGTCGGCCTGGCAGTGGGGATGATCTTTTATGCGATTCATAGATGGTTGCCTACGAATGCGAGTATGGATACGGTGTTGACATTTGTAGCGCCTTATGTGATGTATATCACAGCGGAAAGCATGCATTTTTCGGGGGTATTGGCCGTGGTGACGGGTGGATTATTTATGTCGAATAAGAGTCATCATTTCCTGTCGCATCTGAGTAGAATCAGGGGGGTGAACGTATGGTCTACGATAGGGTTTGTATTGAATGGTATTATCTTTTTATTGATAGGGTTGGAGTTGCCGGTGATTGTGCAGGAAATGGGAGATATATCTTTGGGAAGGGCGATCTGGTATGGGTTGATCATTACGTTTGTGGTGATTGTGATGAGGTTATTGTGTACGATGGGAGCGGCGTTGTTTACGAAGGTGGTGAGTAAGTATATAAAGACGGCGGATAATAATCCCGGGTGGCGGTTGCCGATTGTGTTTGGATGGGCGGGGATGCGGGGTGTAGTATCCTTGGCGTCAGCATTGTCGATACCGTTGATGCTGGATAAGGAGCATGTGTTTCCGATGAGGGACCTGATATTGTTTATTACGTTTATGGTTATTTTGATCACGTTAGTGTTTCAGGGGTTGACATTGCCGTTGGTGGTGAAGTGGGTGAAGTTGGGGGAGGATCGGTTTTTTATGCCGGAGCATGAGCAGGAGGCGATTATGAGGAAGAAGATGGCGTCGTATGCGTTGGATTTGTTGAATAATAAGTATGGGGAGGAGATTGAGGGCAATGATCTGTTGAAGTCGTTGAAGGCGAGGTTGGAGGGGGATGTGACGTTTGCGAATAGTTATATTGCTTCGGAGGAGGGGAATGAGATGGTGTCGCATAAGATAGACCGGTATAAGGTGGTGTTGACGGATTTGATCAATGAGCAGCGGGGGATATTGAGGAAGATGAATAAGAAGGATAGTATGGATGAGGAAATGATCAGAAAGCATTTGGCGCAGTTGGATTTGGAGGAGGAGTATTTGGTACAGCGGTTTTAG
- a CDS encoding glycerophosphodiester phosphodiesterase family protein, whose protein sequence is MNKLLFLLLLMAPVDNIIKDFYHHHEYVLVAAHRADHEEYPENSLPAIQRAIDKGIDIIELDVRETKDGVLVLMHDKSIEKKTDGHGNVADLTFSELQGVHLKREGVITSARIPSFQNALEMAKGKIMIDIDFKADTRSAMVSTCKLVRDMGMEKQVLFFVYDYKDADLVSAIDPNIPVMPRVHNAEETMAVVKQGRYAILHGDDDFYTDSLMQVVRKANMRVWMNALGDYDDLGEKGFDSLLQKKQVNVIQTDRPEELLGYLRKKGLHR, encoded by the coding sequence ATGAATAAGCTATTATTTTTACTGCTGTTAATGGCGCCTGTAGATAATATTATAAAGGATTTCTATCACCATCATGAGTATGTATTGGTCGCCGCTCATCGCGCCGATCATGAGGAGTATCCTGAAAATTCTCTGCCGGCTATCCAGCGAGCGATAGATAAAGGTATTGACATTATTGAATTAGATGTTCGGGAAACAAAGGACGGGGTACTTGTGTTAATGCATGATAAGAGTATTGAGAAAAAGACGGATGGACATGGGAATGTAGCCGATCTTACTTTTTCTGAATTACAGGGGGTACATTTAAAAAGAGAAGGCGTCATTACATCAGCGCGAATTCCTTCATTTCAGAATGCGTTGGAAATGGCGAAAGGGAAGATCATGATCGATATCGATTTTAAAGCAGATACACGGAGTGCAATGGTATCGACCTGTAAACTGGTACGCGACATGGGGATGGAAAAACAGGTGTTGTTTTTTGTATATGATTATAAAGATGCGGATCTTGTAAGCGCAATAGATCCGAATATACCGGTGATGCCAAGGGTGCATAATGCTGAAGAGACAATGGCGGTAGTAAAACAGGGGCGTTATGCAATCCTGCACGGGGATGATGATTTTTATACGGATAGTTTGATGCAGGTGGTGCGGAAAGCGAATATGAGAGTGTGGATGAATGCACTGGGGGATTATGATGATTTAGGGGAGAAGGGGTTTGATTCCCTGTTGCAGAAAAAGCAGGTGAATGTGATTCAGACGGATAGGCCGGAGGAATTGCTGGGGTATTTGCGGAAGAAGGGATTGCATAGATAA
- a CDS encoding glycerophosphodiester phosphodiesterase family protein: MQFFSMLLIALLPVVKHKHVVIAHRGDHTVLPENTLAAYTRAIEDGVDYVEVDLRTFKDGRLYISHGELSALSDKVPSFEQVLKLCKKKVNIYLDFKDADPAIVYPLIKKAGMQKHIVVFCNTFEQLKGWHKVAPDMPLMTSVPDEVKDLNAFFDEYPVSVIDGSIGQYTPEMLAVCKKRHVAIWLDVQAKDEGPLRWQKALDTPVQGLQTDHPGALINYLKQNGNR, encoded by the coding sequence ATGCAGTTTTTTTCAATGCTATTGATTGCATTGCTGCCTGTCGTAAAGCATAAACATGTAGTGATCGCCCATAGAGGCGATCACACTGTTTTACCGGAGAACACACTGGCGGCATATACCCGTGCAATAGAAGATGGAGTGGATTATGTAGAGGTAGATTTGAGGACGTTTAAGGATGGGAGATTATATATTAGTCATGGGGAACTGTCTGCACTGTCAGACAAAGTGCCTTCCTTTGAGCAGGTATTGAAGCTTTGTAAGAAAAAGGTAAACATCTACCTTGATTTTAAAGATGCAGATCCGGCTATCGTATATCCATTGATTAAGAAAGCAGGTATGCAAAAGCACATCGTTGTATTCTGCAACACATTTGAGCAATTGAAAGGATGGCACAAAGTGGCGCCTGATATGCCACTGATGACGAGTGTACCTGATGAAGTGAAGGATCTGAATGCGTTTTTTGACGAATACCCGGTGTCAGTGATCGATGGCAGCATTGGGCAATATACCCCTGAAATGCTGGCTGTTTGCAAAAAACGGCATGTAGCCATATGGCTGGATGTGCAGGCGAAGGATGAAGGTCCGCTTCGCTGGCAGAAGGCGTTGGATACCCCTGTACAGGGCTTGCAGACCGATCACCCGGGGGCATTGATCAATTATCTAAAACAAAATGGGAACAGGTAA
- a CDS encoding metallophosphoesterase family protein, translating into MITSQKKMQMKGWLLLCLLFGAFLNVRAQVSDGDEDPITVIRGPYLQVGSPTAMTIRWRTNVATRSRVRFGTTVNKWDLLKDDSTITTEHIVRISGLQPHTRYYYTVGTFADTLQGDANNYFYTLPAVGSKELIRVGAFGDCGNNSANQRNVKQSVLNYLGNNYMDAWILLGDNAYGSGTDQEFQTKFFNVYKDDLLKQHPLYPTPGNHDYNDHDFPGAVEVAMRTHKTAYYQNFSMPTEAEDGGVPSHTQAFFSFDIGNAHFISLDSYGKEADQYRLYDTLGPQVQWVKRDLEANKNKQWVIAYWHHPPYTMGSHNSDEADELISIRENFIRILERNGVDLILCGHSHDYERSRLMKGHYGMMDSFDPAVHNLSHSSGLYDGSENSCPYVKDSLNAGTVYVVSGSAGKLGGRQKTYPHKAMQYANDSNGGASLLEIENNRLDLKWICADGVIRDHFTMMKEVDKHNEIKARAGQSLTLTASFVGNYKWSEKGQATKSITIRVAKGTSTYTVEDKEGCVKDTFTITAR; encoded by the coding sequence ATGATTACCTCGCAGAAAAAAATGCAAATGAAGGGATGGCTGTTGCTTTGTTTATTATTTGGTGCGTTTTTAAATGTACGTGCCCAGGTCAGTGATGGAGATGAAGACCCGATCACTGTGATCCGTGGTCCCTACTTACAGGTAGGATCACCTACCGCTATGACAATCCGCTGGCGTACAAATGTAGCCACACGTAGCCGTGTACGCTTTGGTACGACCGTGAACAAATGGGATCTCTTAAAAGATGATTCTACAATTACGACAGAACACATCGTGCGTATTTCAGGTTTACAACCTCATACCCGTTACTATTATACAGTAGGTACATTTGCCGATACATTGCAGGGCGATGCGAACAACTACTTCTATACCCTGCCGGCAGTGGGTAGCAAAGAACTGATCAGGGTTGGGGCATTTGGAGATTGTGGCAATAACTCCGCAAACCAGCGTAATGTAAAGCAATCCGTACTCAATTACCTGGGTAATAACTATATGGATGCGTGGATACTCTTAGGTGATAATGCGTATGGCAGTGGTACGGATCAGGAGTTCCAGACAAAGTTTTTCAATGTATATAAAGACGACCTGTTAAAACAGCACCCTTTGTATCCTACCCCGGGTAACCATGATTACAATGACCATGATTTTCCAGGTGCGGTAGAAGTAGCGATGCGTACGCACAAGACCGCGTATTATCAGAACTTCTCTATGCCGACAGAAGCAGAAGATGGTGGCGTACCTTCTCACACCCAGGCGTTCTTTTCATTTGATATCGGGAATGCACACTTCATTTCATTGGATAGCTATGGTAAAGAAGCAGATCAATATCGTCTGTACGATACACTGGGTCCGCAGGTACAATGGGTAAAACGTGACCTGGAAGCGAATAAGAATAAACAGTGGGTGATTGCTTACTGGCATCATCCTCCTTATACCATGGGCTCTCACAACTCTGACGAAGCAGATGAGCTGATCAGCATCCGTGAGAACTTTATCCGTATACTTGAGCGGAATGGTGTAGACCTCATCCTCTGCGGACATAGCCATGATTACGAGCGTTCCCGCCTCATGAAAGGACATTATGGCATGATGGATTCATTTGATCCTGCGGTACATAACCTGAGTCATTCTTCAGGGTTGTATGATGGTAGTGAGAATAGCTGTCCGTATGTAAAAGATTCACTGAATGCAGGAACGGTGTATGTGGTGAGTGGTTCGGCAGGTAAACTGGGTGGCAGACAAAAGACCTATCCCCACAAGGCGATGCAATATGCGAATGATTCGAATGGTGGAGCTTCGTTGTTAGAGATTGAAAACAACCGGCTGGATCTGAAATGGATCTGTGCAGATGGGGTGATCCGCGATCATTTCACGATGATGAAGGAAGTGGATAAGCACAATGAGATCAAAGCCAGGGCGGGACAGTCATTGACACTGACGGCTTCATTTGTGGGTAACTATAAGTGGAGTGAGAAGGGGCAGGCGACTAAGTCAATAACGATCAGGGTGGCAAAAGGAACCAGCACTTATACTGTAGAAGATAAGGAAGGTTGTGTAAAAGATACCTTTACAATTACAGCGCGATGA